Genomic DNA from Alkalihalobacterium alkalinitrilicum:
ATTGCCGAATATGCAATTGAGTGCTCTTTAAATAAAATTGTTGGTTCAGAAACGTTAGACTTCTGTGCTGATGAAGCGGTCCAAATTCACGGTGGTTATGGATTTATGGCTGAATACGAAGTAGAACGCATTTACCGTGACTCTCGTATTAACCGTATTTTTGAAGGTACAAATGAAATTAACCGTCTTTTGGTGCCTGGAACTATCCTTCGTAAAGCAATGAAAGGTGAGCTTCCTTTACTCGAAAAAGCAATGTCACTTCAAGAAGAATTAATGATGATGATGCCAGAAGAAGTTGGAACTGAGCCGTTAGAGCAAGAAAAATATTTATTAAAAATGGCAAAGAAGGTCTTCTTAATGATCGCTGGTACTGGAGCGCAAAAATACCAACAAAAGCTTCAGCATGAACAAGAGCTTCTTGCGAATGTAGCAGACATCGTTAGTGAAGTGTTTAATATGGAATCGGCAATTCTTCGTACAGAAAAAGCAATCAACCGCAATGGTTTAGATAAAAACGAGCAGAAATTACTTTTAACGCAAGTATACTGCCAAGAAGCGTTTAACCGTATCGAGGCACATGCGAAAGAATCGTTAGTTGCTATGGAAGAAGGCGACACTCTTCGTACAATGATTTCAATTTTACGTAAATTAACTCGTCACACTCCAGTTAACGTCATTGCGAAGAAGCGCCAAATTGCTGAACGTGTACTAACAGAAGAGCGTTACACTGTTTAATTCATTTTGTTATTCAATTTTGGAGCATTAGTTCCAAAAAAAATATAATCTCCTTTCTACAAGGAAGCATTCTCCTCTCTACTAAGATCAAAGAAGTCCCAAATTGGGGCTTCTTTGACGTCGTAATTAATGTGTAGGGTGAAACATTATAGTTGTTAAACAACCCAGTTTAAGGAATAATGTCTATATAAAGTAAACTTTAAGGAGGAGAAACAATGAGCTTACAATTTTACTGGTATCCAAATTGTGGAACATGTAAAAAAGCAAAAAAGTGGTTTGATGACAATGAAATTGAGTATGAAGCTATACATATCGTTGAACATCCACCTAGTCGAGAAGAATTAGAGTCGCTCTACAACAAAAGTGGATTAGAAATTAAAAAGTTTTTTAATACGAGTGGAAAAAAATATCGTGAACTCGGGTTGAAAGATAAAGTAAAGGAATCTTCACCTGAAGAATTACTAGATATCCTCGTAACAGATGGTATGTTAATTAAACGTCCAATTGTTACCGATGGTGAAAAAGTGACGGTTGGGTTTAAAGAAGAGGAATTTGAAGAGAATTGGAAAAAGTAACTAGGGTTGTATAACGTTACTAATTTATTATATAGTAACGATGAACACCGAAATTATTGGAGGGATATTCGTGAATTTACCACAAGAACTAAAATACTCTGAAGAACATGAATGGGTAAAAATTGAAGGAAATAAAGTGCATATTGGAATTACAGATTTCGCACAATCTGAATTAGGTGATATCGTATTCGTTGAACTACCAGAAATTGGCGATGAAATTACTGCGGACGAGCCATTCGGTAGCGTTGAATCGGTAAAAACCGTTTCAGAACTATACGCTCCAGTGAGTGGTAAAGTCGTTGAAATTAACGAAGGATTAGACGATGCACCCGAACTTGTAAATGAATCACCGTATGAAAAAGCATGGATGATTGTAGTTGAATTATCAGATGCGTCTGAATTAGATAAATTAATGTCAGCTGAAAAATACCAAGAAATGATTAGTGAAGACTAAGATCTAATCATAAAAGGTTGACGGAAAGTGTTATCCTTAGGAGTGAAATGGCAGTAAATGCGGCACTCATGAGAGATTACAATGCTTGAAGTCAGCCTTTTTATTTTCCCGAAATTTCCTCCCAACCAATGCAATAGCTAAGTTCTTCTCGGTTTGAAAAGCAAGAGTTTGGGGTATCGTAAACATAACCGCCCGAAAAGGAGGAGGTTTGATTTATGATTGAAAAACAAATGAAGAAAGTAGACGTAACAAGTAAAGTCGATGGAAAATTAGAAAACGGAGCAATGAATTTATATATGGATGAGGCGCGTATCGGTAAAATTATTATGACAAACCAGGGAAATCAGTATGAGATGGCCGAAGGTTTTGAGTTTGACAGTAATAAAGTGTACCGTTATGAAAATGCCCATCCAGAGAAACAAGATAAGTATGTCGATGATTGTGACTTAGGGTGGTGTTAGGTGAAAGCGAGGGGGAAGAGCCCTCGCTTTTTTCAGCGTGGTATAAACACCCGTAAGTTAAATAACCTTAATGTCGTTATTCCAAAAATAAAACTAGAAGGCACTTCCATTGCCAAAACGGATACTTTTCACATAAAATGACTTAAACACATAAATTCTTATCGGGATAAGGAGGCTTTGTATAGTATGAAGGATATTCCAAAATCTTTTGTAAGAGCAAACCAATATACAATGGTCGTTTTAACAGTACTTTCAATCAGCTTTCAAAGTGTGGCATTATTAGCCTTAACATTATTGTTTGTATTACTACCACTGTTTTTTGGACCGAAGGCAAATATTGCGTTTGCTGTCGCCAAGCAGTTAAACAAAGACGCTTCAAAGGATGAAACCGAAGCGGCTGAACTTCAACGCTTTAATCAAATGATTGCAGCATCCTTGTTAGGGATCGCGTTTATTTTACTCCTTGTAACAGGACATTGGTTCGGTTGGGTTCTCGTTGGCATGGTATCGGTGGCTGCGACAGTGGCGTTACTAGGTTTTTGCGTCGGCTGCTTTTTATATTTTCAATTTAAAAAATTAAAATACGACCTAAAGAAATGAGGATGACGAAAAGTCACCTCATTTTTTTCTGTCCAGTGGAGGAAGAGGAATACTTTTACTGGTGGAAGTTTCATTTTATATGGAACTCACCTTAATTTTACAAAAAAATTATAGTGAAAAACTCTATGCAAACTCGAAATAATTGACTATTATATTTAGGGTAGCGAAATTTATTTCGGGAAGGAAATTGAAATTAGAATGTCTAAGTTTATTGGGGATTGGGGTAATCAATTAAAAAGTTATAACAAAAATGTTCGGTTATTCTTACTCACATCCTTTTTAGGAAATGTCGGTATGGGCATTTTCATGATCATATACAATTATTATATTCGTGAACTGGGCTATGACGATCAAGTAAATGGAAAAGTGATTGCGATGACCGCAATGGCCTCAGCAATCTTTTTATTACCTGCGGGATTAATGAGTGATAAAGTTGGAAGAAAAAAGGTAATTTTAGTTGGGGCTGTTTTTTCTGCCATTACCTTACTTCTAAGGGCGGTCTTCGTGGACGAGTCACTTTTGCTTGTAAGTGCATTTTGTACCGGTGTTTTCATGGCATTTATACAAGTTTCTTCCATTCCCTTGCTGGCGGAAAACTCTACTGAAAAACAACGTGTTCATTTGTTTAGTTTTAATTTTGCATTAATAATGGTCGCTAATGTTGTCGGTAATGTAGTTGGAGGAACGTTAAGTGATGCGCTGCAAGCCTTTTTATCTTTAAGTCCCTTATGGAGTGTTCGAATTACGTTACTCGTTGGAGCAGCATTCTTCTTTGCTTCGATCATTCCTGTATTAAAAATCAATGAGAAAAAGAAGCTTAAAACTGAAAAAACAGCTGCAAGTTCATTTACAAGTATTTTCAAAACACAGAAATCAGGCTTGAAAATGATTGCGCTTTTTGCCATTGCTCAGTTAATTATAGGTTTTGGTTCAGGACTTGTAATACCGTACTTAAATTTATATTTTACCGATCGATTTGAGATTAACAAATCACTTGTTGGTATTATTTTAGCCCTTGGTCAAGCGAGCACTGCAATCGCATTAATGATTGGCCCAGCAGTCGTGAAACGATTTGGTGAAGTTCGAGCCGTTGTCATTTTACAACTATCTTCATTACCATTTCTGTTATTAACTGCTTACACTGAAAATCTTTGGTTCGCTGTGATTGGATTTTTATTCCGTCAGGCTTTAATGAATGCAGGAAATCCGATTCAAATGTCATTAATGATGAGGAGCGTGGATGACTCTATAAAAGGGTTAGCGAACTCAGTCGGACAAATGGTGTTCCAATTAGGTTGGGCGGTGATGGGGCCTGTTTCGATGACGTTTGTCATGTTATATGGTGCATATTATGGATATGCGATCGTCTTTTCAATCACTGGTGGACTGTATTTAATTGGCTCTATTTATTTTTATCTCGTATTTCGAAAGGTTAAATAAACGTTTAATTAAAAGTGGTTGACAACAAATTTCGACACATGTTATCATTCTCTCATTGCTTTAATAAATTCATAATTTAATAGCTATTAGCTCTTATCTAGAGTGGTGGAGGGACTGGCCCGAAGAAACCCGGCAACCTTTGAAAACACGAAAAAGTGTTAAGAAAGGTGCTAAATCCTGCAAGGTGAAATCCCTTGAAAGATGAGAGAAAGGACTAACATTGCGATTAAACCTTTCTGTTCATCTGTTGACGGAAAGGTTTTTTTATTCAAAAGTAAACTTTTAATAGAAGGTAGTATCGCCTTTATTACAAGTAAACATATAGGAAAAGTATAGATAGAAAAAATAGAGAGATGGGAGAAAAATAATAAAAAAGGAGGATCACGATGATAAATTTAAGCGGCATTCGAAAACTGTTTAAAACAAAAGACGGAATTGTAACAGCAGTAGATCATGTTGATTTAAATATAAATGATGGTGAAATTTACGGAATTATTGGTTACAGTGGTGCAGGAAAAAGTACACTCATTCGTATGCTAAATAGTCTAGAACGGCCGACAGAAGGAACGGTTACTGTTGCAGGAAAAGAGCTTTCGTCATTAAAAGGAAAATCATTACGGAAAGCGCGACAAGAAATTAGTATGATCTTCCAG
This window encodes:
- a CDS encoding arsenate reductase family protein — encoded protein: MSLQFYWYPNCGTCKKAKKWFDDNEIEYEAIHIVEHPPSREELESLYNKSGLEIKKFFNTSGKKYRELGLKDKVKESSPEELLDILVTDGMLIKRPIVTDGEKVTVGFKEEEFEENWKK
- a CDS encoding DUF4395 domain-containing protein — its product is MKDIPKSFVRANQYTMVVLTVLSISFQSVALLALTLLFVLLPLFFGPKANIAFAVAKQLNKDASKDETEAAELQRFNQMIAASLLGIAFILLLVTGHWFGWVLVGMVSVAATVALLGFCVGCFLYFQFKKLKYDLKK
- a CDS encoding MFS transporter; the protein is MSKFIGDWGNQLKSYNKNVRLFLLTSFLGNVGMGIFMIIYNYYIRELGYDDQVNGKVIAMTAMASAIFLLPAGLMSDKVGRKKVILVGAVFSAITLLLRAVFVDESLLLVSAFCTGVFMAFIQVSSIPLLAENSTEKQRVHLFSFNFALIMVANVVGNVVGGTLSDALQAFLSLSPLWSVRITLLVGAAFFFASIIPVLKINEKKKLKTEKTAASSFTSIFKTQKSGLKMIALFAIAQLIIGFGSGLVIPYLNLYFTDRFEINKSLVGIILALGQASTAIALMIGPAVVKRFGEVRAVVILQLSSLPFLLLTAYTENLWFAVIGFLFRQALMNAGNPIQMSLMMRSVDDSIKGLANSVGQMVFQLGWAVMGPVSMTFVMLYGAYYGYAIVFSITGGLYLIGSIYFYLVFRKVK
- the gcvH gene encoding glycine cleavage system protein GcvH, with translation MNLPQELKYSEEHEWVKIEGNKVHIGITDFAQSELGDIVFVELPEIGDEITADEPFGSVESVKTVSELYAPVSGKVVEINEGLDDAPELVNESPYEKAWMIVVELSDASELDKLMSAEKYQEMISED
- a CDS encoding YusG family protein, giving the protein MIEKQMKKVDVTSKVDGKLENGAMNLYMDEARIGKIIMTNQGNQYEMAEGFEFDSNKVYRYENAHPEKQDKYVDDCDLGWC